Proteins co-encoded in one Bacteroidota bacterium genomic window:
- a CDS encoding DUF493 family protein, translated as MQNKEEFYRKLRGQLDDTGKWPGEYMYKFIVPAAGDGLSRIEGIFKDYGAVITTRSSKTGKYNSITIRVIMPSSESIILKYRECESIEGIVSL; from the coding sequence ATGCAAAATAAGGAAGAGTTTTATAGAAAATTAAGGGGGCAATTAGATGATACAGGTAAATGGCCCGGTGAGTATATGTATAAATTTATTGTGCCTGCTGCCGGAGATGGTTTGTCTAGAATTGAGGGAATTTTCAAAGATTATGGAGCAGTAATAACAACTCGTTCATCAAAAACAGGTAAATATAATAGTATTACAATTAGAGTAATTATGCCCTCGTCGGAATCAATTATATTAAAATACCGAGAATGTGAGTCTATAGAAGGAATTGTATCTTTATAG